The genomic region GAACGGGGATCGCCCCCTTTCTGGAGATAAAAATCCACGCCATTATTGATGGCCTCAATCACAATCTCTTCCCTGCCTTTTCCGGTAAAAAGAATGAACGGCAGGTCATGGTACCGGCTCCGGACGGTTTTTAAGAGAGCAATCCCGTCGGTTTCAGGCATCTGGTAATCCGAGACAATGACATCGTAGGATCCGGTTTCCAGCTTCTCGAGTGCAATCTTTGCAGAATTTGCCGTATCAACACGGAATTTTCCCATCTTTTTTAAAAAAACGCTGGTTATTTCGAGAAGCATCTCTTCATCATCGACATATAATACGGAAATAGTATCGGGGGTCGCCATATTGTATCCAGTTTTTATCTCTTTTCGGGTTACAGGACGGGGAATCTTACCGGATATCAAAGAACAATGCACACGAGCTGGATATCTCGCTCTGTCCTGGAAAACAACATCTTCCATTCAGGTACACGCATTTTTGTCTGCATGAAAAGCACATCGCAGTAGGCAATCGTTCTGGTGATAATGTATCCGGATAGGTCAGTGGGCGGCAAGGGAAGTATCGTGAATTGCGGACACTTTTGATCTGATATACATTATTTATTAATTTATAAACAATATATTTTATCGTAATGGTAGCACTCCGGCGTCCGAAAAACTGGCCTTCCATCCCCCAGACGCCCCCCAAACCCGTATCAAAGCCGGATCCCCATTCCGGTTCCCGGGCCCGGGTTGAACCCGCAGCGATTCGACCGGATACCCGTGAGAGGCGCCAGCCTTCCGCTCCTGCTCCAGACTGGGTACGCAGTACCGATCGCGTTCAGGGCTGGGATTTCACGGAAGGCCGGGATCACACCAAAGGAATCGACCGGACCCGGGGGCGGGACCGGACCGGCAGGTCCTGATCCTGAATGATGATCGGGCCGAAAACCTGCTGGCATACTTTTTTAGATCCGGCTTGGTTTCCTGCATATGTCCAGAATCTCCCCCCGCTTTTTGCATGGGAGACGATCGATATCTGCCCATGAAATAAGGAAAATCCTGAATCAGATAAGCCGATCCGATTCTGGGTTGTATTTTATGAGCTTGAGCAGCCAATGTATTCCCAGATCCAGGGTATATTTCATTCCAGAGGATTCATGAGCCAGATTTATCTTTTCGGTCACCAGAAACCTGACACTGACAGTATTGCAAGTGTCATCGGGTATGCTGAATACAAAAATATTTCAGAGCCCGGGCGATACGTTCCGGCCCGGTGCGGCGAGCTGAATCCTGAGAGCCGGTGGGTGCTCGAACATTTCTCTCTTACGGAGCCCGTGTATATTCCTTCAGTTGAGCCAAAGCTGGCCGATATCCGGTATAAACCTGTCTTTGCTCTTTCTGATGATGTGCCTACGGTCGATGTTGCAACCCTGATGGCCCGGGAAGGGATACGGAATGTTGTGATAACCGATCCTCTTGGAAAACCGGTCGGGATGGTAGGCGAGCATGCCCTTGCGCTTGCCTGCATAGAAACTATCCATCTGTCAGAGCTTGCGGTTACTCCCATTCCTGTCGAGACCCTGGCAAGGATCCTGAATGCCACAATCATCGTATCTGCCCACCGGCATCTCGAAGGGCGGGTGTATATTGCAATCGATGCCCTGCATGTGACGCTCGGCAAGATGACCCGGAACGATATCGCAGTTGTCGGTGATGATGAGCCGGCCCAGCTGGCGTTTATCTCTGCCGGCATTGCCTGCCTGATCATTGCCGAGGGGGCCCCTGTCGGCGAGCGGGTTGCTCATGCGGCCAAAGACAAGGGTGTCTTTGTCCTCTCAACCGGCCTTGACGCATTCGGCGTAGGCAAAATGATAAACCTCTCGCTTCCTGCCCGGGCGATCATGGAGACCAATGTACCGGTACTCTCGTGCGGCGAGACGATTGCCCATGCCCGCAGGGTTGTATCCGGTTCAAAATTCCGGGCAGCCTGTGTTGTGGACAAACAAGGGAAGCTTTCCGGCATACTCACCCGTACAACTCTTCTGGATGAAGTGCGAAGACCGGTCATCCTGCTCGATCATAATGAAGCCTCGCAGGCGGTCGAGGGCATTGGGGAAGCCGAGATACTGGAGATTATCGATCACCACCGGCTTGGCGCAATCTCGACCTTAAAACCGATTCATTTTCTCAATGAACCGGTTGGTGCAACGTCAACTATCATTGCCATGAAATTCAAAGAATCCGGCCTGAAGCCATCAAAAGCAATAGCCGGGGCGCTCCTCTGCGGGATCCTTTCGGACACTCTTGCCCTGAAAATGTCAACAACAACCCTGCGGGATAAAAAAGCAGTCGAGTTCTTATCTCCCCTGGCGTGTGAGGATCCTGATAAACTCGGGATTGTACTTCTCGAACAGGCAATGGATCTCTCCGGCGCCCCGCTGGATGCCATTCTTGCCCGGGATATGAAAATATTCGATCTCTCCTCCAAAAAGATCGTGATCGCCCAGGTCATGGTACCCTCCTTCTCCTGGAACCGGGAGCGGGATATCGATATCCAGAAGGAAATTCTCTCAATAAGAACAGGATCCGGCGCAGATCTCGCGCTTGTCCTCTTTACCAGCGTTACGGAAAATGCAAGCGAACTTTACGGGACCGCCGAACCGGGCTTTTTAAGAACGGTCTTCGGGAACGATCTGCCCATCCGGCTGGATGGGGTAATGTCCCGCAAGAAGGATTTCCTCCCGCTGCTGGGGGAAAAACTCCGCACCCTTGCCCGCTGAAAGAGTTCGGCATTCCATTGCGTTTGGCATTATCAAAAAAAGAGAAACGATTATTCCCGCAGTTTGCGGGCTGCAACAATTCCCGCGATCCCTATCCCCATGAAACCTATCCAGACCGGAAGGGGGGATTTTGTCGGTGCCGGAACCGGTGAGGCCGTAGGGGCCGGGTTCAGGGTCGCGTAGAGCGTGATGGTCTGGCCTGCGGCCGGGACCCCCGGCATGGATGCCGTGTAGGGAAGATAGCCGTTCATGGAGACGGTATAAGTCTGGTACGGTGTTCCGGTAGTATAGACCGGGACCGTGAGGGTGCCCTGGGTGATTGTCCCGACAACCTGGTTATCGAACATAACGGTAGCCCCGTTCACATTGCAGTTGACGGTGTACCAGCCCTGGTTTCCACCAATGACAGCCTGGGTTGTGGGGACAACCGGGTTCAATGTTGCATACAGGTTCTCGGTCTCCCCCATCCCGGGCATATACGGGATGCTTCCGGAGTAGGGAGAATACCCGGCTTTACTCACCGAATATGACTTGTAAGGAGTTCCGGTACTGTACACGCCAACATTCAGGACTCCCCCGGTAATTACTCCCTGGTAGGTTCCGTCAAAATAGACCTGCGCTCCATCTACATTACAGTGTACGCTGATCCATCCCTGGTTCCCGCCAATCGGTTCGGCAGCATTCGCGGGTATGATGCAGGCAAGCGTGAGTAATACGGCAAGAGCCGCAATCAGGATACGGGTAATTCTCATGGTGATTCCTCGTGTATACTGGATAATAGGAGGAATGGTATAAAAAGAATCCGGCAGGAAGCCGGGATACCGGGAATCGATCCCTGAAATTAAGACTCGGGAAGGTCTCCGGAGATCCACCGGGTTATGAGCATATGCGTTATACTGATCTTTGGCGGAATATTCGGGATAGTATTACGATCAAACCAGCCGGCGGATTCAATCTCGGTTCCATCCGGAGTCACCGTCCCGTTGGCATAATCTGCAACAAAAGCTATCATCAGCGAGTTGGGAAACGGCCAGGGTTCGCTGGCCAGATACCTGACATGGGATATTTCAATCCCGGCCTCTTCCCGTACTTCCCGGTGGACCGCGTGCTCGATCGTCTCACCCGGCTCAACAAAACCGGCCACAAGACTGAATCTTCCCTTTGGGGCCTGTTTTCCATGAACCATCAGGATGGACTCGTCCTTTCTTACAAGGACAACGATTGCCGGGGAGAGCCGGGCATACGTAATATGGTTGCATGCAGGACAGATCTTTGCCCGTTCTATCAGGGATGAGACGGTCCTGGTGCCGCATTTTCCACAGAACCGGGTGGTGCGGTTGTAATCATCTATCTGGAGAGCAAGACCGGCAATGGCGAGCTCTTCTTCCGGAATTCTGCCGGCAAGTTCCCGGGCTCCGGACAGTACAAATCCATCCGGGCAAGACATACCACGGGGGATCTCAAGAACATAACAAGGCGCCGGGCCCAGGTTTCCAAGATACTGGGGGGATTCTTTCATCGATTCGGGGATTTCCCATGATGGCGGCAGAAAGATGGTAGGATCGCGGCCCGCCCGGACACAGACCTCGTTCTCCCGGACCGCAACAATCCGTGCATCTGCCGGTATTGTCCCGGGAAGCGGGTACTGTTTGGAGAGGGAACCCGCCTCAAAACGTGCAATATGATCCATAAGCATTCTCAAATATTGTATTCCTGTTGGCGGGCCAGAGTAAAAAGGATAAAGAATCTGCCGGAAGCTTTTCCCACAACAGATCTCAAAAGTCTTTTTGGGATCAAACCAATGTATCTGCCGGCAGATGCAGGTTGTGAATCAGAATCATGGAAGGGAAATATTCAGAGATCTGCACGTATGTGCTGGGGATACTGGGAAAAGACGGCTCCCATGGAATGGACCATGTTCTTCGGGTTACCCGGCTGTGCCGGATGATCGGCAGGAAAGAATCTGCCGATATGGCAATCCTGGTTCCCGCGGCGCTTCTTCATGATATTGCCCGGCCGCAGGAGAAAGCCACCGGTATCCCGCATGAGACCGAAGGGGCGCGGCTGGCAGGGCTGTACCTGGCATCCATCGGGTATCCTGAACATCTCATCCCGGTAATAACCGATGCCATCAGCACGCACCGGTTCCGTTCAATGGAAAAGCCCGGCACCCTGGAAGCGCAAATCCTGTCCGATGCCGATAAACTGGACGCCATGGGTGCCGTGGGGATTGCCCGGACATTCATGCGGGCTGCCGAGCATGGCGGAAACCTGGATGATGCAGTTATGCATTTTCACGACAAACTGCTCCATCTGCATGAACGCATGTATACCCGTACGGCACAGGAAATTGCCCAAAAACGCCATGCTCTTCTGGTTCTGTTTCTCTCCCGGCTCGAAGAAGAACGGGATACATCCTCATAGGATTAAACCGGGTCTTGACGCCCGGTCGTATCCAGTGAGATTACCGATATTGCGATGAGTTCGTTTCCGGACTGGTCAAAGACCGGGTACATCTTCCGGAGGAATGTCCGGTTGTTCAGGCTATAGGTCTCTTCACGAGGTTTTTTGGACCTGATGACCTCCCCGAGGGAATCCGTAAATGCCGTGTTCTGATCTTGGGTATGGAACTCGCCATACTCTTGCAAATAATAATTATCCCCGGAAATGCCGAGCCGGTTTTTATGGTGATTGTTCATGAACAGGTATCTTCCCCGGGGATCTACGGTGTAAATGGAGTCCTGGGTGGCCTCGACAACAATCCGGTAATTCTCATCGGTTATCCGGAGTGCCTCTTCGATCTTCTTCCGCCCGGTGGTTTCGGCCGATATGACCGTTACTGCAAATACCCGTTCCAGGGTCTCGTTCCGGACCGGGCTCAGCCGCCGGATAAACCAGCGGTCCCGGCTGCAGTATTCGTCCTGGACAGATTTGCCCGATTCAATACTTTTATGAACGCTAGCCGCGAACCGTGCGCTCGCTTCGGGAGTGTGGAATTCCCGGTAATCGCGGCCAATATAATCTCCGTTCTGGATTCCAAGCCGCTTCTGGTGATAGGTGTTCATGAAGAGATAGCGGCAGTTCTTGTCCACCATGTAGATGGAATCCTCGATTGCTTCTACAATGGTCCGGTGGTTGACTTCCGAGCGGATAAGAGCCTCTTCCACTCTCTTCCGCATCACTGCCTGGTGCACCATGTTCCGGAGTTCGGCATACTGGCTCTTCGGATCCCCGCTTTTCTGGAGATAAAAGTCAGCGCCTGAGTTGAGAGCCCGGATTACGATGTCCTCCCGGTCTTTTCCCGTGAAAATGATGAATGGTTTATCGATAGCCAGGCTCATGAACTCGTTCAGAAACTCGATCCCATCCATCTCCGGCATATTGTAGTCGGAGACTACCGCATCGTACTTCTTCTCATGGAGCATCCGGAGGGCCTCTTCTGCAGATGAGGCAGTATCAACAATCAGATCCCCGTCTTTTTCAAGGAAGATCCGGGTGATTTCAAGCAGTTCCGGCTGGTCATCAACCAGGAGAATGGTAATCATGGTTTCGTGTTTCCTTTTGGTGTGCAGTCCATGTAACGAAATTGTGAGGGTAAGGAAGTATAGGACTAACGGGTTTTAATGATATCCATAATAGGCCGGTAAAAGAGAAAATCTGGTTGCTCTATGAGGATACAGATGCACGTTACCAGGAACAAATACCCTGCCGGTTTTTTTGCTGGCACAAACCCGCATGGATCTGCATTGGATAATCCGGAAGGATTCCCGTCAGAAAATGGACGGATCTCCTCTCATCAAAAGAATCCTCCGAAATTATTCCCGGCACAACAGTTCAACTTCGCAGGAAAGGCGGTACATCCGTTTCCTTGCTTTCTTCGGGAGGTGAATGGCAGATCCGATACTCTGTTCAATGGATGTCCGGTGGCGACCGGCTATCAGGTTGTCTGCATGCGCAACTATCTTCTCTTCCGTTGTTTCCGGAATACAGTTCCGGGGAGAGAGGCCAAGAAGCGTACATTCATCGGCCGTAAGACCGGCACCGGTATGGCATTCCACGATCCGGGCCAGTTCTTCAGGACACCCTAGCTGCCTAAGGAGATCTGCTCCTTCCTGGGCATGGTGTATCGTATGGGTCCGGCTCCTGCCGATATCGTGAAGCATGGATCCGGATAGTACGAGATCAAAATTGATATCCGGGTTATGGGAAGCATATTCCCGGGCGCACTCGGTCACCGCCCGGCAATGTGCAATCACTTTGCTGCTGCACCCGGAATCGCGCAGCATCTTCTCGCAGGATCGTATCGGATCAGGCATGCCCGAGAGATTTCCGGATATCCTCAATCCGGTGTTTCAGGGATTTGAGCAGCATCTCGTTATCGAAATGCCCCATGGGCTGGTCGCAGTCGGGGCATTTGAAATCAATGTTCATTGCCTGGGGGAAGGTGAAGATCAGGTGACAGTCCTTGCAGATATAGAAATCATTCTCTTCCTCGTATTTTTCCCGGCGGGCAAGTTTCTCAAGAACGGTTGCCATGTCTTCCCGGATAGCATCATAGATATGGTCGGTCCTGAGCTGCCAGAGATACGTCAGCCAGCCGGTCTCATTGTTCTTGATCCGGTGGTATTCAGCAAGGCGTTTCTCGTACAGGGTATAGAGCGTGTGCCGGACCGAGTTCAAGTTGATGCCGGTCTTTGCCGCGAGATCTTCATCACTGTGTTCGCCTTCCTTGGGAAAGCGTTCAAGAAGGTTGAGACCTTCATCGCCAACAAGGCGGTGAAGATACGCACGTATCGCGGGATCGTTTATCGCGTCTTCCGTTGGATCCATCAGCGCATATATTGTCGGATGATGGTAATATGTTTATCCAGCAATGCCCGGGCAGACTCGGCATTCTCTCCCCAGCCGTATATGCTCACGATGGCCTGGTCTTCTTCCAGTTCGGCTCCCGGCCAGGGAATATCGGCAACAAATTCCTTGAACCGGCTGAGGTCCGCTCTGATTGTCAGATCGCGATCGGCAAACAGGATACTTCGTACGGCAACCTGCCGGGCCGCGGGGCCACTCCCGGGAAGAGTCCCGGCACAGGCATTCACATGATAATCGAACAGGTTGCAGCCGCAGGCGCGCTCAACCGTATCAACGGTTCCCTGGAACCGGGGATTGATCTCGATGGGATATGCCTGGTCGGTTCCGGCAACAAAATCAATGCCAAGAGTGCCCCGGCACCCGCTGAGGGCAGCGATACGTTCCGCCATCCGGATCATCTGTTCGGACTGTGGATGACAAAACGGTGTGATCGAGCCGGAGAACCCGAACGCGGATTCGCCCGTACCCCGGAGAATCTGGCCATTGACCGCAATTGCCCGTGCTTCTTTTCCGTTTGCAACACAGCAGACGCTTGCGGGGGTTCCTTCAACAATTTCCTGGCATATGTACGGCACATCCGGAAAGAACGATCGCCAGGCATCCATAGCAGCCGGATTCTCAATAATGGCATTTCTCCATCCCCCGGCACCCCGCCGGGGTTTGATCATGGCAGGGAACTCCCCCTCCGGCCGTATTCGCGGGACGGGAAGGGAATTCTCCTCAAAAAAGTGCTGTGTATGCAGTTTATCCATGAACCGCGCAACCGTTTCCCGGGGGGTTCCAGAGAGCGGCAGCGGGACTGATAGTTCTTCTGCCCCGGATGTGGGTACGAAAAGATCGAACGTATGGCGCCTGCAGATCTTCTCGATTGCATCGGGAAGATCTGAAAGATCCTCAAATTTCTCACGATCTTTCGTGTACCACGCGAGATCCTGGTCACAGAAATAATCGACCGAACAGACTTCATAACCGGCATTATATGCCGATTGTGCTACATGGCGGGTTGAAAAGCCGGCAACAAGAACCCGTCCCTTCACAGTTCCTCCGTCTGTTTTCCTGCGCGGGAGGGGATGATGCGGATCTTTGCGCCGGGAAACTCGCGGGCAAGACCCGTTCCCGATGCCAGATGATCGAGGAAGAGGGCAAGACTCGAGATCTCGGAATGGGGTTGGCCGGTGACCGCCACGTTGTAATCAGCAAGACCATAGATCTCCCCGGGGACTTTCTCCGCTCCGACAATGACGAGGATCTTCTCCTTTGGCCGGATCTCCCCGATGATGTCCGGCAGGTTGAGGCCGTACATGGTCAGGTGGACAACGACTCCCCCGCTGCTTTTCCATTCCCTGATGCAGGAACGCCACTTGATATTGTCCTGGCAGAAGAAATCGCCACCCCATCGTTCTGCAACATCTGCTATACTCTGGACAACCCCTTTGTCGGCTGAGGCAAGGAACATTCCTTTTGCCCCGAGGGCCCGGGCGGTCAGGCCAACATGGGTTGTTACCCGCTGGTCCCGCTCCGGCCGGTGACCGATCCTGAGAATAACGACTTCGTGATCTGGCATGTTATGGTTTCCTGGCCTTGATTA from uncultured Methanoregula sp. harbors:
- a CDS encoding putative manganese-dependent inorganic diphosphatase, which produces MSQIYLFGHQKPDTDSIASVIGYAEYKNISEPGRYVPARCGELNPESRWVLEHFSLTEPVYIPSVEPKLADIRYKPVFALSDDVPTVDVATLMAREGIRNVVITDPLGKPVGMVGEHALALACIETIHLSELAVTPIPVETLARILNATIIVSAHRHLEGRVYIAIDALHVTLGKMTRNDIAVVGDDEPAQLAFISAGIACLIIAEGAPVGERVAHAAKDKGVFVLSTGLDAFGVGKMINLSLPARAIMETNVPVLSCGETIAHARRVVSGSKFRAACVVDKQGKLSGILTRTTLLDEVRRPVILLDHNEASQAVEGIGEAEILEIIDHHRLGAISTLKPIHFLNEPVGATSTIIAMKFKESGLKPSKAIAGALLCGILSDTLALKMSTTTLRDKKAVEFLSPLACEDPDKLGIVLLEQAMDLSGAPLDAILARDMKIFDLSSKKIVIAQVMVPSFSWNRERDIDIQKEILSIRTGSGADLALVLFTSVTENASELYGTAEPGFLRTVFGNDLPIRLDGVMSRKKDFLPLLGEKLRTLAR
- the nudC gene encoding NAD(+) diphosphatase, whose amino-acid sequence is MDHIARFEAGSLSKQYPLPGTIPADARIVAVRENEVCVRAGRDPTIFLPPSWEIPESMKESPQYLGNLGPAPCYVLEIPRGMSCPDGFVLSGARELAGRIPEEELAIAGLALQIDDYNRTTRFCGKCGTRTVSSLIERAKICPACNHITYARLSPAIVVLVRKDESILMVHGKQAPKGRFSLVAGFVEPGETIEHAVHREVREEAGIEISHVRYLASEPWPFPNSLMIAFVADYANGTVTPDGTEIESAGWFDRNTIPNIPPKISITHMLITRWISGDLPES
- a CDS encoding HD domain-containing protein yields the protein MEGKYSEICTYVLGILGKDGSHGMDHVLRVTRLCRMIGRKESADMAILVPAALLHDIARPQEKATGIPHETEGARLAGLYLASIGYPEHLIPVITDAISTHRFRSMEKPGTLEAQILSDADKLDAMGAVGIARTFMRAAEHGGNLDDAVMHFHDKLLHLHERMYTRTAQEIAQKRHALLVLFLSRLEEERDTSS
- a CDS encoding response regulator yields the protein MITILLVDDQPELLEITRIFLEKDGDLIVDTASSAEEALRMLHEKKYDAVVSDYNMPEMDGIEFLNEFMSLAIDKPFIIFTGKDREDIVIRALNSGADFYLQKSGDPKSQYAELRNMVHQAVMRKRVEEALIRSEVNHRTIVEAIEDSIYMVDKNCRYLFMNTYHQKRLGIQNGDYIGRDYREFHTPEASARFAASVHKSIESGKSVQDEYCSRDRWFIRRLSPVRNETLERVFAVTVISAETTGRKKIEEALRITDENYRIVVEATQDSIYTVDPRGRYLFMNNHHKNRLGISGDNYYLQEYGEFHTQDQNTAFTDSLGEVIRSKKPREETYSLNNRTFLRKMYPVFDQSGNELIAISVISLDTTGRQDPV
- a CDS encoding HDIG domain-containing metalloprotein, which translates into the protein MPDPIRSCEKMLRDSGCSSKVIAHCRAVTECAREYASHNPDINFDLVLSGSMLHDIGRSRTHTIHHAQEGADLLRQLGCPEELARIVECHTGAGLTADECTLLGLSPRNCIPETTEEKIVAHADNLIAGRHRTSIEQSIGSAIHLPKKARKRMYRLSCEVELLCRE
- a CDS encoding transcription factor, with the translated sequence MDPTEDAINDPAIRAYLHRLVGDEGLNLLERFPKEGEHSDEDLAAKTGINLNSVRHTLYTLYEKRLAEYHRIKNNETGWLTYLWQLRTDHIYDAIREDMATVLEKLARREKYEEENDFYICKDCHLIFTFPQAMNIDFKCPDCDQPMGHFDNEMLLKSLKHRIEDIRKSLGHA
- a CDS encoding ATP-grasp domain-containing protein — encoded protein: MKGRVLVAGFSTRHVAQSAYNAGYEVCSVDYFCDQDLAWYTKDREKFEDLSDLPDAIEKICRRHTFDLFVPTSGAEELSVPLPLSGTPRETVARFMDKLHTQHFFEENSLPVPRIRPEGEFPAMIKPRRGAGGWRNAIIENPAAMDAWRSFFPDVPYICQEIVEGTPASVCCVANGKEARAIAVNGQILRGTGESAFGFSGSITPFCHPQSEQMIRMAERIAALSGCRGTLGIDFVAGTDQAYPIEINPRFQGTVDTVERACGCNLFDYHVNACAGTLPGSGPAARQVAVRSILFADRDLTIRADLSRFKEFVADIPWPGAELEEDQAIVSIYGWGENAESARALLDKHITIIRQYMR
- a CDS encoding tRNA (cytidine(56)-2'-O)-methyltransferase, with amino-acid sequence MPDHEVVILRIGHRPERDQRVTTHVGLTARALGAKGMFLASADKGVVQSIADVAERWGGDFFCQDNIKWRSCIREWKSSGGVVVHLTMYGLNLPDIIGEIRPKEKILVIVGAEKVPGEIYGLADYNVAVTGQPHSEISSLALFLDHLASGTGLAREFPGAKIRIIPSRAGKQTEEL